From one Comamonas piscis genomic stretch:
- the atpB gene encoding F0F1 ATP synthase subunit A, whose protein sequence is MAAEANAPTASEYIVHHLQHLQNIKQKSIIDFSVVNLDSISVSVILGLLGIFVMWLAARTATSGVPGRFQAAVEMLVEMVDNQAKANIHNAQSRKFIAPLALTVFVWIFLMNAMDLLPVDLLPLLWQGATADHHAYLRVVPTADLSTTLGLSTAVLVLCLYYSVKIKGLGGWAHELVSAPFGTSKNPVFAVILGIINLLMQIIEYVAKTVSHGMRLFGNMYAGELVFMLIALMGGAAAMSLSGVLLPVGHIIAGTIWAIFHILVITLQAFIFMMLTLIYLGQAHESH, encoded by the coding sequence ATGGCCGCAGAAGCGAATGCACCCACTGCAAGTGAATACATCGTTCACCACTTGCAGCATCTTCAGAATATCAAGCAAAAGTCGATCATCGATTTCTCGGTGGTTAACCTTGATTCGATCTCCGTGAGCGTGATCTTGGGCCTGCTGGGCATCTTCGTGATGTGGCTGGCAGCGCGCACCGCCACATCCGGCGTTCCTGGTCGTTTCCAGGCAGCGGTCGAGATGCTGGTCGAGATGGTGGATAACCAGGCCAAGGCCAATATCCACAACGCACAATCCCGTAAATTCATTGCCCCTCTGGCGCTGACCGTTTTCGTCTGGATTTTCCTGATGAACGCGATGGACTTGCTGCCCGTCGATCTGCTGCCGCTGCTGTGGCAAGGTGCGACCGCTGACCACCACGCCTATCTGCGTGTGGTGCCAACGGCTGACCTGTCGACCACCCTGGGTCTGTCGACCGCGGTGCTGGTGCTGTGCCTGTACTACAGCGTCAAGATCAAGGGCCTGGGTGGCTGGGCGCATGAGCTGGTCTCGGCACCCTTTGGCACCAGCAAGAATCCTGTCTTTGCCGTGATCCTCGGCATTATCAATCTGCTGATGCAGATTATCGAATACGTTGCCAAGACGGTGTCGCACGGTATGCGACTGTTCGGCAACATGTACGCTGGTGAGTTGGTGTTCATGCTGATTGCCCTGATGGGTGGCGCAGCCGCTATGTCGCTCTCTGGTGTGTTGCTCCCCGTGGGGCACATCATTGCAGGCACGATCTGGGCGATCTTCCACATTCTGGTGATTACTCTGCAGGCCTTCATTTTCATGATGCTGACGCTGATTTATCTCGGCCAGGCACATGAATCTCACTAA
- the atpE gene encoding F0F1 ATP synthase subunit C: protein MENVLGLVALACGLIVGLGAIGASIGIALMGGKFLESSARQPELINELQTKMFILAGLIDAAFLIGVAIALLFAFANPFQLA, encoded by the coding sequence ATGGAAAACGTTCTCGGTCTCGTCGCTCTGGCTTGTGGTCTGATTGTTGGTCTGGGCGCAATCGGCGCTTCGATCGGTATTGCTCTGATGGGCGGCAAGTTCCTGGAATCGTCGGCACGTCAGCCTGAGCTGATCAACGAACTGCAAACCAAGATGTTCATCTTGGCTGGTCTGATCGACGCTGCATTCCTGATTGGTGTTGCTATCGCTCTGCTGTTCGCTTTCGCCAACCCATT
- a CDS encoding ATP synthase subunit I, with protein MTTNAPQEEHVAEESDFKPLTAQEAAEWRQRHPPVSVVRVVKWQLVVGVVLTVLVGLVTQRAGWMWSVAYGAAAVVIPAAFFARGLRLHLGAGQENVAMVRFFGLEIAKLVLTVVLLLLAPLVVPGLNWLALVLGLVVVMKTYWLALWLLTRSAKIL; from the coding sequence ATGACAACAAATGCTCCGCAAGAAGAACATGTGGCCGAAGAGTCGGACTTCAAGCCCCTGACTGCGCAAGAAGCAGCCGAGTGGCGCCAACGTCACCCGCCGGTATCGGTGGTGCGTGTGGTGAAGTGGCAGCTGGTCGTCGGGGTGGTGCTCACCGTATTGGTGGGTCTGGTGACGCAGCGGGCCGGATGGATGTGGTCGGTGGCATACGGTGCGGCGGCGGTGGTGATTCCTGCTGCCTTTTTTGCACGTGGATTGCGGCTGCATCTGGGGGCTGGGCAAGAGAATGTTGCCATGGTCCGATTCTTTGGACTGGAGATCGCAAAATTGGTTCTGACCGTGGTGCTGCTGTTGCTGGCGCCCCTGGTCGTGCCGGGACTCAACTGGTTGGCTCTGGTGTTGGGTCTGGTTGTAGTGATGAAGACGTACTGGCTGGCGCTTTGGCTGCTGACCAGATCTGCAAAAATTTTGTAA